The DNA segment GCCACGGCCGTGGGGCCTTCGAGCGTGCTGTACATCTCCTGGAAGCCGCCGATCCGATCCATCGCGAGGCGGAGCAGCGTATTCTTCACCACACGGTACTGGATGTTCGACGCGCGGAACTTCGTGCGGAGCGTATTCATGTGCTCGACGGTAAGGCCGGAGCAATTCGTCAGGTATACGGTCGAGACGCCCTCCAATTCCTTGGTGACTTCGTCCAGTATGACTCCTTTTTGTTCTTTCGTAAGTGCCATAACTGCATCTGCGCCGGTCGACGCATTCTACATTCGGTTAGCGAGAGACTCAGCGGATAGCGTTGACTACTTCGTTTCGATCGAGCGAAATGCCCGGGCCCATCGTCGTCGACAACGTAATCGACTTCACGTAGAGGCCTTTGGCCGAAGCGGGGCGAAGGCGCAGCACTTCCTTCAGGAAGGCTTCAGCGTTCTCCCTGATCTGATCCGAGGAAAATGAAGCTTTGCCAATGGCGGAGTGCAAAATGCCCGTTTTGTCGACACGGAAGTCGATCTTACCGGCTTTTACGTCCTGAACGGCAGCTCCAACATCCATTGTGACGGTGCCGCTCTTCGGGTTCGGCATCAAACCGCGGGGACCCAGTACACGCCCGAGACGCCCGACCTTGCCCATCACGTCGGGCGTGGCGATCAGCACGTCGAAATCGAACCAGTTTTCGTTCTGAATCTTGTCGATCAAATCGTCCAGACCGACATGGTTGGCGCCGGCGGTGCGCGCTTCGGCCTGCTTACCTTCGTTGGCCAACACAAGCACGCGCACATTCTTACCGGTCCCGTGCGGCAGCGCGACGGTGCCGCGCACCATCTGATCCGCATGCCGGGGATCGACGCCCAAGCGGACATCGATATCGATCGATTCGTCAAACTTGGCGCTGGCCGTCGACTTCAGTAGTTGAGCGGCCGTTCCCAGCGTCATCGCCGAACCGGCTTCCTTTACGAGCTTCTGAAGCCGAGTGTAGCGTTTTCCTCGCTTTGCCATAATTGTAGTGGATAATGCGGTTCAATCGCCAGCCGAAAGGGTGCGGCCAGCTCCCGCCGTTGATGAGAGGGCAGATCGGCGCCTTGTAAGCGCACC comes from the Rhodothermales bacterium genome and includes:
- the rplA gene encoding 50S ribosomal protein L1, with translation MAKRGKRYTRLQKLVKEAGSAMTLGTAAQLLKSTASAKFDESIDIDVRLGVDPRHADQMVRGTVALPHGTGKNVRVLVLANEGKQAEARTAGANHVGLDDLIDKIQNENWFDFDVLIATPDVMGKVGRLGRVLGPRGLMPNPKSGTVTMDVGAAVQDVKAGKIDFRVDKTGILHSAIGKASFSSDQIRENAEAFLKEVLRLRPASAKGLYVKSITLSTTMGPGISLDRNEVVNAIR